In Tubulanus polymorphus chromosome 2, tnTubPoly1.2, whole genome shotgun sequence, a single window of DNA contains:
- the LOC141898982 gene encoding uncharacterized protein LOC141898982 produces the protein MAPSMFEQVYVIRVPIGETAVTVAYCLLEKKDQATYEEMLQILLDECEQRSIFPEPEVIMADFEKAIHNAVGVLFDNQVQMKGCFFHLTQSVWRKVQQLGLAKQYREDEEFRLFVGMIFGLAFLPVAYVKEGLTYICSVAPDDALELLGYFDATYVNGGYKSVRAPNGIMRLKRINPLYSLELWNVNHATLTGSARTNNICESWNCKYFNMVGHRHPSIWRTINAFQMDNASVSALIALDNVGQCQDFDNGQKRVPQFLRGISHNMRLLC, from the exons ATGGCACCATCAATGTTCGAGCAAGTTTACGTGATACGGGTCCCGATTGGGGAAACAGCAGTTACGGTCGCCTATTGTttattagaaaagaaagaccAAGCTACATACGAGGAAATGTTACAG ATTCTCTTAGACGAGTGTGAACAAAGAAGCATCTTCCCGGAGCCAGAAGTCATCATggctgattttgagaaagcaATACACAACGCAGTGGGAGTATTGTTCGATAATCAGGTTCAGATGAAAGGGTGTTTCTTCCATTTGACTCAGTCGGTTTGGAGAAAGGTGCAGCAACTAGGACTCGCAAAGCAGTATCGAGAGGATGAGGAGTTCCGTCTGTTTGTTGGAATGATTTTCGGTTTAGCATTCCTTCCTGTGGCATATGTTAAAGAAGGACTTACATATATCTGTAGTGTTGCGCCAGATGATGCATTGGAATTACTAGGTTATTTTGATGCTACATATGTCAATGGTGGATATAAAAGTGTTCGTGCGCCTAATGGAATAATGCGCTTGAAGAGGATAAATCCGTTGTATTCGTTAGAGTTGTGGAATGTGAATCATGCTACATTAACCGGAAGTGCAAGGACCAATAATATCTGTGAATCTTggaattgtaaatattttaacatgGTGGGACATCGTCATCCCTCAATTTGGAGAACCATAAATGCATTTCAAATGGACAATGCTTCTGTGTCTGCATTGATTGCTCTTGACAACGTTGGGCAATGTCAGGACTTTGATAATGGACAAAAACGTGTTCCACAGTTTTTGAGAGGCATTTCACACAATATGCGCCTCTTGTGTTAA